From the Fulvia fulva chromosome 2, complete sequence genome, one window contains:
- a CDS encoding Beta-xylosidase: MSTGILKVQGDQVVGNDSKPVVLRGAALGGWMNMENFITGYPAQESQHRASMLKVLGQKKYDFFFDKFFTYFFTESDAKFFSSKGLNCLRLPFNYHHFEDDMNPRVLMESGFKHLDRVVDLCAKHNIYTILDLHALPGGQNPDWHSDNVTNYASFWDHKDFQDRVVWLWCEIAKRYKDNAWVAGYNLINEPCDPKHYRLPQFYDRIEKEVRAIDSDHILWLDGNTFAMEWRDFEHVLPNTVYGLHDYSMMGFPKGNKYEGTSEQKQQLESQFLRKAEFMSHHSTPIWNGEFGPVYANPQLDAGHEEVNAARIDLLDQQLTNYDKYRIHWSIWLYKDVGLQGMIHTDPASKWMKTISPFLVKKRFLQLDAWGRYPSKQVEDVINPLVEFIDKHIPQSKEQYPTPWATERQVIRMINQMWMANCLSDEFAGLFKDMSFDELDECAKSFHFDNCLQCDRLNRVLEAHAAPPDAAEGWQRPKSETNGHTAVRQELP, translated from the exons ATGTCCACCGGTATCCTCAAAGTCCAAGGTGACCAAGTTGTCGGCAACGATAGCAAGCCTGTCGTGCTACGAGGAGCAGCGTTGGGAGGATGGATGAACATGGAGAAC TTCATCACAGGCTACCCAGCCCAAGAATCCCAACACCGCGCATCAATGCTCAAAGTCCTCGGCCAAAAAAAGTACGACTTCTTCTTCGACAAGTTCTTCACCTACTTCTTCACCGAGTCCGATGCCAAATTCTTCTCGTCCAAGGGTCTGAACTGTCTCCGCCTTCCCTTCAACTACCACCACTTCGAAGACGACATGAATCCCCGCGTACTGATGGAATCTGGCTTTAAGCATCTCGATCGCGTAGTGGATCTATGTGCGAAACACAACATCTACACCATCCTCGATCTCCACGCTCTCCCTGGCGGCCAGAATCCGGATTGGCATTCTGACAACGTGACTAATTATGCGAGTTTCTGGGATCACAAGGATTTTCAAGATCGAGTGGTGTGGTTGTGGTGTGAGATTGCGAAGCGATACAAAGATAATGCGTGGGTGGCGGGATATAATTTGATCAACGAGCCTTGTGATCCGAAGCATTATCGGTTGCCGCAATTTTATGATCGGATCGAGAAGGAGGTTCGTGCGATTGATTCAGATCATATCCTCTGGTTGGATGGGAACACATTTGCCATGGAGTGGAGGGACTTTGAGCATGTACTGCCGAACACTGTTTATGGCCTTCATGACTATTCG ATGATGGGCTTTCCGAAGGGCAACAAGTACGAGGGCACGTCCGAGCAGAAGCAGCAGCTGGAGTCGCAGTTCTTGCGCAAAGCAGAGTTCATGAGCCACCACAGTACTCCAATCTGGAACGGGGAATTTGGACCGGTCTATGCCAACCCACAGCTTGACGCGGGCCATGAAGAGGTCAACGCAGCACGGATAGACCTCCTTGACCAGCAGCTGACCAACTACGACAAGTATCGCATCCATTGGAGCATCTGGCTGTACAAAGACGTCGGACTTCAAGGAATGATCCACACAGATCCTGCCAGCAAATGGATGAAGACCATCAGCCCATTCCTGGTGAAAAAGCGCTTTCTGCAGCTCGATGCTTGGGGCAGATATCCTAGCAAGCAAGTGGAAGATGTGATCAACCCTCTGGTAGAGTTCATTGATAAGCACATTCCGCAGAGTAAGGAGCAGTATCCCACTCCTTGGGCCACTGAGAGGCAAGTGATCAGGATGATAAACCAGATGTGGATGGCCAACTGTCTTAGCGACGAATTCGCTGGACTGTTCAAGGACATGTCGTTCGATGAGTTGGACGAATGTGCGAAGAGCTTCCATTTCGACAACTGCCTACAATGTGATAGGCTGAACCGAGTTCTCGAGGCCCATGCAGCACCGCCCGACGCGGCTGAAGGGTGGCAACGGCCAAAGTCAGAAACAAATGGGCATACAGCTGTCAGACAGGAACTTCCATGA
- a CDS encoding Ferric/cupric reductase transmembrane component 7, whose protein sequence is MNMGSGHSGHDMSSMTMSGGVFTPTDEAIARGFWYGVAGCVGVLTAVRVASALQVRQRLMQQKTSLHSTPARPQGWLSQAYATATATTREMLYPQPVYFTGRISKYFSPLPIGRWLLLAFYWIIILAFLWSGTILKSSDSLYAYKWEIVGFRAAWVTVTQIPLIYLLSCKFNPISLLTGISYERFNWLHRWVSRTVFLTAIVHWSFFYREWSIYNIIDTQMGMMPMVKYGFGAWGIITWMVLTGFGFFRNANYELFVAQHIVAAAVLLWVLFVHVPSYARYNIWMSVAFVSFDWGARLIFGLLRNTHVLGRMKSRMPGYTTRLEPLPGDVVRLTIDDADFDWKAGQHAYITIPGLYRPFETHPFTIANACRNGAGDGRHKLTMLIQGRSGFTRSLHEAALKDQNIDRSCRTFISGPWGTPPDLSHYETVVLIACSTGASFIMPLLEDVVRRRGCVRNVTLHWIVRTDEHFTWFGEELASLVEASRDMDLHLQVSVHATRVHASPSATIATPDKGPSNVVSVAADSSSEQGSSLGSFESISREKASNQRLNRRSQPSLSRRYSGRPTLDMMIRPSIEQALGESAIVVCGGLPITAESRSYIAALSDERAVHKGTGAQGIFLFTETYGW, encoded by the coding sequence ATGAACATGGGCTCGGGCCATAGCGGCCATGATATGAGCAGTATGACCATGAGTGGTGGTGTGTTCACGCCGACTGATGAAGCTATTGCACGGGGATTTTGGTACGGCGTGGCAGGATGTGTTGGAGTTCTCACCGCAGTCAGAGTCGCTTCAGCGTTACAAGTCAGGCAAAGGTTGATGCAACAAAAGACATCGCTCCATTCGACACCTGCTAGACCGCAAGGATGGCTTTCACAGGCATATGCCACAGCCACGGCGACCACACGAGAAATGCTCTATCCACAACCCGTGTATTTCACGGGCCGGATCAGCAAGTATTTCAGTCCACTGCCTATCGGCCGCTGGCTCCTGCTAGCGTTTTACTGGATCATCATCCTGGCCTTCCTCTGGAGCGGCACAATACTCAAATCGAGTGACTCGCTATACGCCTACAAGTGGGAGATCGTAGGCTTTCGAGCTGCTTGGGTGACGGTCACACAGATCCCTTTGATTTACTTGCTGTCCTGCAAATTCAACCCCATAAGCCTCCTGACCGGCATATCCTACGAGCGCTTCAACTGGTTGCATCGATGGGTGTCGCGGACGGTCTTCCTCACGGCAATAGTGCACTGGTCGTTCTTTTACAGGGAATGGTCCATCTACAATATCATCGACACCCAGATGGGAATGATGCCGATGGTCAAGTATGGATTCGGCGCCTGGGGTATCATCACCTGGATGGTTCTGACAGGCTTCGGCTTCTTTCGCAATGCGAACTACGAGCTGTTCGTTGCACAACACATCGTGGCCGCTGCAGTACTGCTATGGGTGTTGTTTGTGCATGTTCCGTCTTATGCGCGATATAACATTTGGATGTCAGTAGCGTTCGTGAGCTTCGACTGGGGCGCGCGACTGATATTCGGACTGCTACGCAACACTCATGTCCTGGGACGAATGAAGTCAAGGATGCCAGGCTACACCACTCGCCTCGAACCACTTCCGGGAGACGTTGTACGATTGACGATTGACGATGCAGACTTTGATTGGAAAGCTGGACAACATGCCTACATCACAATCCCCGGACTGTATCGACCTTTCGAAACACATCCTTTCACGATCGCGAATGCATGTCGTAATGGTGCTGGTGACGGTCGCCATAAGCTGACGATGCTGATACAAGGTCGTTCGGGCTTTACAAGGAGCTTACATGAAGCAGCACTGAAGGATCAGAATATCGATCGAAGCTGTCGAACATTCATCAGTGGGCCATGGGGCACACCACCAGATCTCTCCCACTACGAGACTGTGGTGCTCATTGCGTGCTCAACCGGAGCATCGTTCATTATGCCATTGCTCGAGGACGTGGTCAGGAGGCGCGGATGCGTGCGAAATGTCACCTTGCACTGGATTGTGCGCACAGACGAGCACTTCACATGGTTCGGGGAAGAGCTTGCATCCCTGGTAGAGGCTTCGCGAGATATGGACCTACATCTGCAAGTCTCTGTCCACGCGACCAGAGTTCACGCTTCACCGAGCGCGACAATCGCGACCCCAGACAAAGGGCCAAGCAATGTAGTGTCCGTCGCTGCTGACTCTTCGTCAGAACAGGGCTCCAGCCTTGGCAGCTTTGAATCCATCTCCAGGGAGAAGGCGTCCAATCAACGTCTCAACAGAAGAAGTCAGCCGAGTCTGAGCAGAAGGTACTCTGGAAGGCCAACGCTGGACATGATGATCCGCCCTTCGATAGAGCAGGCACTGGGAGAAAGTGCAATAGTGGTCTGCGGTGGTCTTCCCATCACAGCGGAAAGTCGGAGTTATATCGCAGCCCTATCTGACGAGCGTGCCGTGCACAAAGGGACAGGCGCACAAGGTATCTTCCTGTTCACCGAGACATATGGCTGGTGA
- a CDS encoding Patulin cluster transcription factor patL: protein MQRQHDAPQEASADAGPDTHSTTNGAAHARTTTLARLASPPQAASASASASASASASPEARGHRVKPKQKRNKPTLSCLECVERKTKCDRGRPCLACVKRQSSCGYTAVANLIASADRKHGAPTNKARYVTKPSSKVRKTASITSPSASLTSPSVGTDNGWPSIGGRAPRASLSSFQRVSPLQVSGVPISQSSPSNVFGVGSQHPFANYWTCQGGLPEVITVLPSKEQADILVAKYFEAVDPVYPFIHRRTFYSDYESFWALSQDEKGRTDDASLIALHYAMYALGTQFMQFPAYEERSQTAEFYCSAANQALRVYSYLNRTSMRAIQAMLLMAYFLMNDNHASDAYAWAGIHLRQTYALRLHRDPDIIVPDASVLEKQQRRKLWQAVFFQDTFLTVLLKLPPTATHSDVPVEALADENELSNDGVEVCIGAHRVENLMSINVIAPQMSQPLAPPQPHHLVDQATVKNDIAYMRSMWHLGNLVQENLSSPLSLSLPIANSPRHKDSLVAAFKRLYKSFPAPLTILDYGILQQQVTPHPRQIRQNLFLTSNYFHCLMLLHASDNPEASVEANPKAALEAAHEALCAFFKLWGLFETEAGVWWAFQHRAFEESLLVANLLAHSPMPERHIDPIYGKAKEDIRRMLEIMQRYGENVETHKTRMEVLHEAFQRIAV from the coding sequence ATGCAGCGCCAGCACGACGCACCGCAGGAGGCCAGTGCTGATGCTGGACCCGATACACACTCCACGACCAACGGCGCTGCACATGCTAGAACTACGACCCTGGCACGCCTGGCCTCTCCTCCACAAGCTGCCAGTGCCAGTGCCAGTGCCAGTGCCAGTGCCAGTGCCAGCCCGGAAGCCCGCGGACACAGAGTCAAGCCCAAGCAGAAGCGGAACAAGCCCACACTCTCATGTCTCGAGTGCGTCGAACGGAAAACGAAGTGTGATCGAGGACGACCTTGTCTCGCGTGTGTCAAGAGACAGTCCAGCTGCGGATATACTGCTGTGGCGAATCTCATCGCGTCAGCCGATCGGAAGCATGGAGCTCCAACCAACAAGGCCCGATATGTCACAAAGCCGTCGAGCAAAGTCCGCAAGACAGCCTCCATCACATCCCCCTCGGCAAGCTTGACTTCTCCGTCAGTCGGCACTGACAACGGCTGGCCTAGTATCGGTGGACGAGCGCCCCGTGCCTCACTATCATCTTTCCAACGAGTATCACCTCTTCAAGTCTCGGGCGTTCCCATCTCCCAGAGCTCGCCTAGCAACGTGTTTGGCGTCGGGTCACAGCATCCCTTTGCGAACTACTGGACGTGTCAAGGCGGCCTACCGGAGGTCATCACTGTGTTACCTAGCAAAGAGCAGGCTGACATTCTTGTCGCAAAGTATTTCGAGGCTGTCGATCCTGTATACCCATTTATCCATCGTAGGACGTTCTACTCGGACTACGAATCGTTCTGGGCACTATCTCAGGATGAGAAAGGCAGGACTGATGATGCCTCGCTGATCGCGCTGCACTATGCCATGTATGCGCTGGGGACTCAGTTCATGCAATTTCCGGCCTATGAAGAACGATCGCAGACAGCAGAATTCTACTGCTCCGCAGCAAACCAGGCATTGCGGGTTTACTCGTACTTGAATCGCACGTCGATGCGAGCAATACAAGCTATGCTGCTTATGGCGTACTTCCTGATGAACGACAACCATGCAAGTGATGCGTATGCCTGGGCGGGCATTCATCTACGACAGACGTATGCGCTACGACTACATCGAGATCCGGACATTATCGTGCCCGATGCGTCAGTTCTGGAGAAGCAGCAACGACGGAAGCTTTGGCAGGCAGTCTTCTTTCAAGACACATTTCTGACGGTACTGCTGAAACTGCCACCAACGGCCACGCACAGCGATGTGCCTGTGGAAGCCCTTGCTGACGAGAATGAGCTCAGCAACGATGGTGTCGAAGTGTGTATCGGCGCCCACCGAGTAGAGAATCTGATGAGCATCAATGTGATTGCGCCTCAAATGTCGCAACCTCTCGCACCGCCGCAGCCACACCACCTTGTAGATCAAGCGACCGTAAAGAACGACATCGCCTACATGCGAAGCATGTGGCATCTCGGCAATCTGGTCCAGGAGAACCTATCATCTCCATTATCACTATCATTGCCGATCGCGAATAGTCCAAGACACAAGGACTCACTAGTCGCAGCATTCAAGCGGCTGTACAAGTCGTTCCCGGCACCACTCACGATCCTTGACTATGGGATTTTGCAACAGCAAGTCACGCCACATCCACGCCAGATACGACAGAATCTCTTCCTCACTAGTAACTACTTCCACTGTCTCATGCTCCTGCACGCATCGGACAACCCCGAAGCCAGCGTGGAGGCCAATCCAAAAGCTGCTCTAGAAGCCGCACACGAAGCTCTTTGTGCTTTCTTCAAGCTCTGGGGGTTGTTTGAGACCGAAGCAGGCGTATGGTGGGCGTTTCAGCATCGTGCTTTCGAGGAGAGTCTACTGGTTGCGAATCTCTTGGCTCATTCGCCCATGCCGGAACGACATATTGACCCGATCTATGGTAAGGCTAAAGAGGACATCAGACGTATGCTCGAGATCATGCAACGGTATGGCGAGAATGTGGAGACCCACAAGACGCGGATGGAGGTGCTGCATGAAGCTTTCCAGCGGATCGCTGTGTGA
- a CDS encoding Lactonohydrolase oryL — protein sequence QTSTGLTQSVIVRPTTTCLGAHDAILGSVPATHANINAVFVNQNFAVIPGEWKNHDIASAFYDIVPAEQCVSEALNKIKTADFIAFDGSFFDIIGMNAKIERIQSFLVDKQRVHEAHVYLPESNELLYPDTTEAGFMYAINIDSHELRRIDLNPKLGNINGGTYHRGDVYVATNGGHARGIYKVNVTSGRAEALVNNYRGRDLNSPNDLIFDSRSNLYFTDPSYGYDQGWPQVQSPELPNAIYRFDPRTKALTALSNSAVLMPNGLALSADKKTHYVADSSSSSLQPASQRAVFAFDIREGGLLDAPRLVYQVEGGWPDGLRVTESGLLIVGVYGGADIVDPKIGNLLGKINAPDDIIFNLEPARGSGVRLLTGKKHIYKVTMSESAVKPWVAGKPPFIHAIIESVAGVLGIGSQRQEL from the exons CAGACTTCGACCGGTCTCACTCAATCGGTCATCGTACGGCCGACCACGACTTGTTTAGGAGCTCACGATGCCATTCTAGGATCAGTACCTGCTACACATGCCAACATCAATGCAGTGTTCGTGAACCAGAACTTCGCTGTTATACCCGGAGAATGGAAGAACCACGACATAG CATCGGCCTTCTACGACATCGTGCCAGCGGAGCAATGTGTCTCTGAAGCCTTGAACAAGATCAAGACTGCCGATTTCATTGCTTTTGATGGCTCCTTTTTCGATATCATTGGCATGAATGCGAAAATCGAGCGAATACAGTCCTTCCTGGTAGATAAGCAACGCGTGCACGAAGCTCATGTGTATCTACCTGAGAGCAATGAGCTCCTCTACCCAGACACGACCGAAGCAGGGTTCATGTACGCAATCAACATCGACAGTCACGAG CTCCGCAGAATCGATCTCAACCCGAAGCTGGGGAACATTAATGGTGGAACATACCATCGAGGAGACGTCTACGTCGCAACAAACGGAGGCCACGCACGAGGCATCTACAAAGTCAACGTAACCTCCGGCAGAGCTGAAGCATTAGTCAACAACTACCGAGGACGAGACCTCAACAGTCCCAACGATCTCATCTTCGACTCAAGATCAAACCTATATTTCACGGATCCATCCTATGGCTACGACCAAGGCTGGCCACAAGTACAAAGCCCAGAACTCCCTAATGCAATCTACCGCTTCGACCCTCGCACAAAAGCGCTAACAGCATTATCCAACTCGGCAGTGCTGATGCCAAATGGCCTCGCCCTGTCAGCCGACAAGAAGACTCACTACGTAGCAGACAGCAGCTCCTCCTCACTGCAGCCAGCAAGTCAGCGCGCAGTGTTCGCATTCGACATTCGGGAAGGTGGTCTACTAGACGCACCACGACTCGTGTACCAGGTTGAGGGCGGGTGGCCGGATGGATTGCGCGTGACAGAGAGTGGGCTTCTGATCGTGGGCGTCTATGGGGGTGCCGACATTGTAGATCCAAAGATTGGCAATCTGCTGGGCAAAATTAATGCGCCTGATGATATTATCTTCAACTTGGAGCCGGCACGGGGAAGCGGGGTCCGGTTGTTGACTGGGAAGAAGCATATCTATAAGGTCACGATGAGTGAGAGTGCTGTGAAGCCGTGGGTCGCTGGTAAACCGCCATTCATACATGCGATCATCGAGTCGGTTGCTGGAGTTTTAGGAATAGGCTCGCAGAGGCAGGAACTTTGA
- a CDS encoding putative phosphoglycerate mutase: MIATIALAAIAVTGATAASLKTSDSAGYINYTTITGSFLQDEPTTNASTFNYTLSNFGLIDRSYPATEGLTANLTQWQKFERQVDALNAAAPLNTVYKVLFMGRHGQGYHNAAESYYRTPAWNCYWAQLKGNATPHWEDAQLTSDGILQAQIAHNFWKHEIEVQKIPYPQSYYTSPLSRCLATANLTFAGLDLPVYYSFVPTVEELLREGISIHTCDHRSNRTYIEATYPDFEIEQGLNEYDELWNGVTAEPDSAHEKRMLTLLDGVFTNDDHTWISLTSHSGTIGTILDVIGHQSFSLATGSVIPVLVEAKFLPASDTPTTSVGSFTTSTWCHNAPPITSVGSEAQGCVCSSTIAPLPSLDTQAPFVPGQTAPINEYTTTTTVSASPSQTGCSSYAWVQPY; this comes from the exons ATGATTGCAACCATTGCATTGGCTGCCATCGCAGTCACAGGCGCGACTGCTGCCAGCCTGAAGACCTCGGACTCTGCGGGATACATTAACTACACCACCATCACAGGCTCCTTCTTGCAGGACGAGCCAACGACCAACGCCTCCACTTTCAACTAC ACCCTGAGCAACTTCGGCTTGATCGATCGATCCTACCCAGCGACTGAAGGTCTTACGGCAAACCTGACTCAATGGCAAAAGTTCGAGCGACAAGTAGACGCCCTGAATGCTGCTGCACCCCTCAACACCGTCTACAAGGTCCTCTTCATGGGAAGACATGGCCAAGGATATCACAATGCTGCTGAGAGCTACTACCGTACCCCAGCATGGAACTGCTACTGGGCACAATTGAAGGGGAACGCTACACCCCACTGGGAGGACGCTCAGCTGACCTCCGATGGCATATTGCAGGCTCAAATCGCTCACAACTTCTGGAAGCATGAGATCGAGGTTCAGAAGATTCCCTACCCTCAGAGCTACTACACCTCGCCCCTCTCGAGATGTCTGGCGACCGCCAACTTGACATTTGCTGGTCTGGATCTCCCAGTGTACTACTCGTTCGTTCCAACGGTGGAGGAACTGCTGAGAGAAGGCATCTCCATCCATACTTGTGATCACCGCAGCAACAGGACGTACATCGAGGCGACGTACCCAGACTTTGAGATCGAGCAGGGTCTGAATGAGTACGACGAGCTATGGAATGGCGTCACCGCCGAACCTGACAGTGCGCATGAGAAGAGGATGTTGACCCTCTTGGACGGCGTTTTCACTAAC GATGATCACACCTGGATCTCTCTCACATCTCACAGCGGCACTATTGGAACCATCCTTGACGTTATTGGTCACCAAAGCTTTAGTCTCGCAACAGGTTCCGTCATTCCTG TGCTTGTCGAAGCCAAGTTTCTACCGGCAAGTGATACGCCTACCACGTCAGTTGGTTCCTTCACTACTAGTACCTGGTGCCATAACGCCCCTCCCATCACGAGCGTAGGGTCGGAGGCCCAAGGATGTGTGTGCTCATCGACCATCGCACCCCTACCGAGCCTTGACACTCAGGCCCCATTTGTGCCTGGCCAGACTGCTCCGATCAACGAGTACACGACAACCACGACCGTCAGCGCCTCGCCGTCGCAGACGGGATGTTCTTCCTATGCTTGGGTCCAACCGTACTAG
- a CDS encoding Aspartic protease SNP2 has product MHFTLASAALVASAGLSLAAPAELVGRSTFQVAQVPKGMVRKNGPIQMHKTYDKYAHVGAVAPAAVKAAAAAQQGSVAANPEQFDQSYLCPVTVGAKTLNLDFDTGSADLWVFSSLMPKTEQSGHSIYTPSSSGKKLNGYTWNSDGSGASGSVYAAKVVVGGVTATSQAVEAATSVSAQFTRDSDNDGLLGLAFSTINTVQPRQQTTFFDTVKSTLSKKLFTCDLKAGAAGTYDFGYIDSSKYTGSISYVPVSTSNGFWEFTAGGYSVGSSNRTSGSSIGSAIADTGTTLLYLPDSVTDAYYNNVDGAQYDEQQGGYTMPCDTQAPNFNVAIGGKTFAVPGQYINYAPIDPSGETCFGGIQSNSGIGFTIFGDIFLKAVFVVFDRTRSSPRLGFAAQ; this is encoded by the exons ATGCATTTCACGCTCGCTTCGGCCGCCCTGGTGGCATCAGCCGGCCTGTCCCTTGCTGCACCTGCAGAGCTCGTTGGACGCAGCACTTTCCAGGTCGCCCAAGTACCGAAAGGTATGGTTCGCAAGAATGGCCCGATCCAGATGCACAAGACCTACGATAAGTACGCGCATGTCGGTGCGGTTGCTCCAGCTGCCGTTAAGGCTGCCGCTGCTGCTCAACAAGGCAGCGTAGCTGCCAACCCTGAGCAGTTCGATCAGTCCTACCTCTGCCCAGTCACCGTTGGTGCGAAGACTTTGAACCTCGACTTTGATACTGGCTCCGCCGATCT CTGGGTTTTCTCATCTCTAATGCCAAAGACCGAGCAAAGTGGCCACTCAATCTACACCCCAAGCTCGTCTGGCAAGAAGTTGAACGGCTACACCTGGAACAGTGACGGCTCTGGCGCCTCTGGATCTGTCTACGCCGCCAAGGTTGTTGTCGGCGGTGTCACCGCGACCTCCCAAGCCGTCGAGGCCGCCACCTCCGTCTCCGCACAATTCACCCGGGACTCGGACAACGATGGCCTTCTCGGTCTGGCCTTCAGCACAATCAACACTGTTCAGCCACGTCAGCAGACTACCTTCTTCGACACCGTCAAGAGCACCCTCTCCAAGAAGCTCTTCACCTGCGACCTGAAAGCAGGCGCGGCTGGGACCTACGACTTCGGATACATTGACAGCTCAAAGTACACCGGGAGCATTTCATACGTGCCCGTCAGCACCAGCAACGGCTTCTGGGAGTTCACCGCAGGCGGCTACTCCGTTGGTTCCAGCAACAGGACTTCCGGCAGCAGCATTGGCAGCGCCATCGCTGACACTGGCACTACACTCCTCTACCTCCCAGACAGCGTCACCGACGCTTACTACAACAATGTCGACGGCGCCCAGTACGATGAGCAGCAAGGCGGTTACACCATGCCATGCGATACCCAGGCACCAAACTTCAACGTTGCTATCGGTGGCAAGACTTTTGCGGTCCCAGGCCAGTACATCAACTACGCTCCCATTGACCCGTCGGGTGAGACTTGCTTTGGTGGTATTCAGTCGAACAGCGGTATTGGCTTCACTATCTTTGGCGATATTTTCCTCAAGGCTGTCTTTGTCGTCTTTGACCGGACTCGGAGCAGCCCACGGCTGGGTTTTGCTGCGCAGTAA